In Candidatus Sulfurimonas marisnigri, a single genomic region encodes these proteins:
- a CDS encoding dihydrolipoamide acetyltransferase family protein, translating to MSEFLMPSLGADMESAILMEWLVKEGDRVTNGQVIAEVETSKGVIEIEIFEDGIVEKLLVKEESECKVGEPLAIIASDEKKPLHVEEKHESKQPVVQETKEEQIVSEPPKPTALHVEQEARLKISPAARKRAGEMGVDLSKFDPKEGVVQLSKIEAASTTEQEEPTKIESKSDAHIEKNSGMRQAIAAAMSRSNAEIPHYYLSTSINMTPALKYLEELNKKRSIKDRILPVAILIRAVVLSLKEVPELNGFWQDNSHQISKEIHPGIAIALRKGGLITPALLNADIMTIDDTMNSLSDLITRTRGGKLRSSEMIAQTITITNLGDLGVESVYGVIYPPQLAIVGLGAIIDSPWAEGDSLCVRKVMRATLAGDHRATDGRTGGLFLDKLNSYLQNPKELL from the coding sequence ATGAGCGAATTTCTTATGCCTAGTTTGGGCGCGGATATGGAATCAGCTATTTTGATGGAGTGGCTTGTTAAAGAGGGTGACAGAGTAACAAATGGTCAAGTTATAGCAGAAGTAGAGACAAGTAAAGGTGTTATAGAGATAGAAATATTTGAGGATGGCATTGTTGAAAAACTGTTAGTAAAAGAGGAGAGTGAATGCAAAGTTGGGGAGCCTCTTGCTATTATTGCTTCTGATGAAAAGAAACCTCTACATGTAGAAGAAAAACATGAATCTAAACAACCGGTTGTGCAAGAGACAAAAGAGGAACAAATAGTATCAGAGCCACCTAAACCGACAGCTTTACATGTAGAGCAAGAAGCGCGCCTAAAGATATCTCCTGCGGCTCGCAAAAGAGCGGGTGAGATGGGTGTTGATTTATCAAAGTTCGACCCTAAAGAGGGTGTTGTACAACTGAGTAAAATAGAGGCTGCTTCCACTACAGAACAAGAAGAACCAACAAAAATAGAATCAAAATCAGATGCTCATATAGAGAAAAATAGTGGTATGCGTCAAGCCATAGCAGCTGCCATGAGTCGCTCCAATGCTGAAATACCACACTATTACCTTTCAACTTCAATCAACATGACACCGGCACTAAAATACCTGGAAGAACTAAACAAAAAACGCAGTATCAAAGATAGAATACTCCCTGTTGCCATTTTAATTCGTGCAGTTGTTCTATCACTAAAAGAGGTCCCTGAGCTAAACGGTTTTTGGCAAGATAATTCACACCAGATAAGCAAAGAGATTCATCCAGGTATCGCCATAGCACTCCGAAAAGGGGGATTAATTACCCCTGCACTATTAAATGCAGATATTATGACTATAGATGACACAATGAACTCTTTAAGTGATTTGATAACACGAACTCGTGGTGGTAAACTTCGCTCGAGCGAGATGATTGCTCAAACAATTACCATCACAAACTTGGGTGATTTAGGGGTAGAGAGCGTATATGGAGTTATTTATCCTCCACAACTAGCAATTGTAGGGCTTGGAGCTATCATAGATTCTCCTTGGGCTGAGGGGGATTCACTTTGTGTGAGAAAAGTTATGCGGGCCACATTGGCCGGTGATCACAGAGCAACTGATGGTCGCACGGGGGGACTATTTTTAGACAAACTAAACAGCTATTTACAAAACCCAAAGGAGCTATTATGA
- the amrS gene encoding AmmeMemoRadiSam system radical SAM enzyme codes for MSEKAWLSKRLESGKILCQACAQACKLEEGEYGICGVRKVEGGELRLLVYGLAAAVNVDPVEKKPMFHFLPKSRAFSVGTVGCNFSCKFCQNYDISQYPKEHEHKIIGHELPPENIVKLALENGCDSVAYTYNEPVVFFEYTYDTAKLAHESGLKNIYVTSGFETHKAIDLLQPYIDGMNIDIKSFSDEFYKEICGARLEPVLECVKYAHEKGIWVEITTLLIPGKNDSDDEIRSIAKFLADIDTSIPWHLSAFHPTYKMLEPPRTPESTLLRAYRIGQEEGLKYLYIGNIDNEDYESTYCPKCNKRVIDRSGNIGQFVTNELNENGCCPKCGYKLEGVWS; via the coding sequence ATGTCAGAAAAAGCATGGTTAAGTAAGAGACTTGAGTCGGGGAAAATATTGTGTCAAGCGTGTGCTCAAGCATGTAAGCTTGAAGAGGGTGAATATGGTATTTGTGGAGTTAGAAAAGTTGAAGGTGGTGAGTTAAGACTTCTAGTTTATGGTCTGGCCGCTGCTGTAAATGTAGACCCTGTAGAGAAAAAACCTATGTTTCATTTTTTACCAAAAAGCAGGGCCTTCTCTGTTGGAACAGTTGGATGTAACTTCTCTTGTAAATTTTGTCAAAACTATGATATATCTCAGTACCCAAAAGAGCATGAGCACAAAATTATAGGTCATGAACTTCCACCTGAAAACATAGTAAAGCTAGCACTGGAAAATGGGTGCGATTCGGTTGCATATACCTACAATGAGCCAGTTGTATTTTTTGAATATACTTATGACACAGCTAAGCTCGCACATGAGAGCGGACTAAAAAATATCTACGTTACAAGTGGATTTGAAACACATAAAGCGATAGATTTGCTTCAGCCTTATATAGACGGAATGAATATTGACATTAAAAGTTTTTCAGATGAGTTCTACAAAGAGATTTGCGGAGCAAGACTCGAACCTGTGCTTGAGTGTGTGAAGTATGCTCATGAGAAAGGGATATGGGTAGAGATTACAACGCTACTGATACCTGGGAAGAATGATTCTGATGATGAGATTCGCTCAATTGCAAAATTTCTGGCAGATATTGACACGTCTATCCCCTGGCATCTATCCGCTTTTCATCCAACATATAAGATGCTAGAACCTCCTCGCACTCCTGAATCTACTCTGCTTCGTGCCTATAGAATAGGTCAAGAGGAGGGTCTAAAATATCTCTATATAGGAAATATTGACAATGAAGATTACGAATCAACCTACTGCCCAAAGTGCAACAAAAGAGTGATTGACAGAAGTGGAAATATTGGACAGTTTGTTACAAATGAACTAAATGAAAACGGTTGCTGTCCAAAGTGTGGCTATAAACTTGAAGGTGTGTGGAGTTAA
- a CDS encoding universal stress protein, giving the protein MKVIAAINGSITAESMAFYALKYAQVQNLTLVLLHVENKKDNLDDVHASMQRITTLSESQNIKTEHVLLNGSTQKAIKLFLSNTFTDTIFCSTRKKKNLLSNSFSLLLTKMNLNVDIAIVRITKISSIMDLDSVVLSIKEDRLSVEKFTFFSTIALAFKAEGEIYSVSSMSVRELSRVDIHKAREKLGVINHNLRHYLKLANIMNFPLNIKHDFTNSESKSIFTHVVKSDAQLVVIGAKRLSITSFLNKEMPIEKLMHEASVNTIAYYPKEK; this is encoded by the coding sequence ATGAAAGTTATAGCTGCAATTAATGGAAGTATCACCGCAGAGAGCATGGCGTTTTATGCTTTGAAATATGCGCAAGTTCAAAATCTGACGCTTGTTCTGCTACATGTAGAGAATAAAAAAGATAATTTAGATGATGTTCATGCGAGCATGCAGAGGATAACCACCTTATCTGAATCCCAAAATATTAAAACTGAGCATGTACTCCTTAACGGCTCTACCCAAAAGGCTATCAAACTCTTTTTATCGAACACTTTCACAGACACCATTTTCTGTAGCACGCGGAAAAAAAAGAATCTGCTGAGCAACTCATTTAGCTTGCTCTTGACAAAAATGAACCTTAATGTTGATATTGCTATTGTCCGTATTACCAAGATAAGCAGTATTATGGATTTAGACAGTGTAGTACTCTCTATAAAAGAAGACAGACTCTCCGTTGAAAAGTTTACTTTTTTTTCAACAATCGCCTTGGCATTTAAGGCAGAGGGAGAGATATACTCCGTGTCAAGCATGTCAGTAAGGGAGCTATCAAGAGTAGATATACATAAAGCCAGAGAGAAGCTTGGTGTTATCAATCACAATCTAAGACACTACCTAAAACTCGCAAATATAATGAATTTTCCTCTTAATATCAAGCATGATTTTACCAATAGTGAATCCAAAAGCATATTTACCCATGTAGTAAAATCAGATGCTCAATTGGTTGTGATTGGTGCTAAACGATTATCAATAACATCATTTTTAAACAAAGAGATGCCTATAGAAAAGTTGATGCATGAAGCTTCTGTAAACACAATTGCCTATTACCCGAAAGAGAAGTAG
- a CDS encoding alpha-ketoacid dehydrogenase subunit beta, with product MDNTITYREAVREAIRKAMREDERVFLIGEDVGNYGGSYAVSRGLLDEFGRERIIDTPLSESAFTGAGIGAAMNGMRPIVEIMTVNFSLLALDQIINNAASMLHMSGGQFNVPLVIRMATGVGNQLGAQHSHSLEGWLSYIVGVKVLTPATVQDAYDMIGLALSDPDPVLVFENSLLYNSKGSLDTKSTPIPIGKALVHRPGKDITILTYGINLFKALEAAETLAKDGIDAEVIDLRSLRPLDDETIMKSVAKTHRVVIVDDGWKSGSISAEIMARINEQAFYELDAPMARVCTLEVPLPYAKHLEDAAIVQVDKIVDTTKKVMVQS from the coding sequence ATGGATAATACTATTACATATCGAGAAGCTGTTAGAGAAGCTATCCGTAAAGCTATGCGCGAAGATGAACGAGTATTTTTAATAGGTGAAGATGTTGGTAATTATGGTGGTTCTTACGCTGTCAGCAGAGGACTTTTAGATGAGTTTGGCCGTGAACGAATCATAGATACACCACTTAGTGAATCAGCTTTTACCGGTGCTGGTATTGGTGCAGCAATGAATGGAATGAGACCAATAGTAGAAATTATGACTGTAAATTTCAGCCTTTTAGCACTCGATCAGATTATAAATAATGCTGCAAGTATGCTTCATATGTCTGGTGGACAGTTTAATGTTCCTTTAGTGATTCGTATGGCAACAGGCGTAGGCAATCAATTAGGTGCCCAACACTCACATTCACTAGAGGGATGGCTGTCATATATAGTTGGTGTAAAAGTTTTAACACCAGCAACAGTACAAGATGCTTATGACATGATTGGTTTGGCTTTGAGTGATCCAGACCCTGTTCTGGTTTTTGAGAACTCACTTCTTTATAATTCTAAAGGCTCACTCGACACTAAATCTACACCGATACCTATTGGAAAAGCCTTGGTTCATAGACCTGGTAAAGATATAACGATTTTAACCTATGGAATAAATCTTTTTAAAGCACTAGAAGCTGCCGAGACTTTAGCTAAAGATGGGATTGATGCGGAAGTAATTGACCTACGTTCTCTTCGCCCATTGGATGATGAGACAATTATGAAGTCAGTAGCCAAAACGCATAGAGTTGTCATTGTGGATGATGGGTGGAAGTCAGGCAGTATCTCAGCTGAGATTATGGCTCGCATTAATGAACAAGCATTTTATGAACTAGATGCTCCAATGGCTAGAGTGTGTACTCTCGAAGTTCCTCTTCCCTATGCTAAACATCTTGAAGATGCTGCCATTGTGCAGGTTGATAAAATTGTTGATACAACAAAGAAAGTGATGGTGCAATCATGA
- a CDS encoding cation-translocating P-type ATPase yields the protein MQPYKLNSQELFESFHTSKNGLSTKEANRRIVDFGENKIQSQIKKNYLLEYLKQYIQFFALLLEVAAFLAFIADYYAPNEGNDILAYAILIAVIINATFAFWQEYKADKAMEALVKLMPSIVTLVRDGEVKTIDAKDLVPGDIIILEEGNKIAADAVLIENTTLYINTSSLNGESRPSRRDLKIDSNITRALDARNMVFAGTAVISGSAEAVVVSTGQSTEFGKIATLTKNVQKTITPMQKEVIRITHILTIIALAMGLLFFIFGVFSEQNLLIASIFALSLIVANVPEGMLPTITLSLSLASQRMAKRNALIKNLDSVQTLGSATVICTDKTGTLTRNEMTLKELVLAGGEHVAVSGEGYATEGEFNFDNSNESSQIRLDEILTAGSMNCRATIEDKKLFGDPTELAIVVAAKKRNIDLSLLEKINEIPFTSDRKMMSSVCIKSEEKILYTKGAAEVIFEKATHFLDSDQIIKIFDADAKKRMQMSAEAFENEAYRVLAIAKNSNIEEEGLTLLGLVAIMDLPREEVKGAIQQCKTAGIRTMMITGDNSKTAQAIAKKIGLEFDRILTGDEVQMLREEELEKILSKESVLFARMASNQKLKIAIALQNCGEVVAMTGDGVNDAPALKRADIGIAMGISGTDVAKEAADMILLDDNFNSIVSAIEEGRAVYFNIKKFVTYILSSNVPEIVPYILHFFLLIPLPLSVIQILSIDLGSDMLPGLALGSEKPEKNIMKSPPVGRGEKILDWEVFKRGYFFIGVIEATAAMVAFISFLSLHGWEYGTVDLKNPLLQSQAMTMTLLGAISCQLVNVWTMRSWEYSAWSVGWTSNKLLLGAMALEFLWIWMMLSYEPVQKIFHTAYIPLNELWILLPFPIILFVSHEYYKYTKRSAKTNLILLQGDEDVRKSMVK from the coding sequence ATGCAGCCGTATAAACTGAACTCTCAGGAACTTTTTGAAAGCTTTCACACCTCAAAAAATGGCTTAAGCACAAAAGAGGCAAATCGCAGAATAGTCGATTTTGGTGAGAATAAAATTCAAAGCCAAATAAAGAAGAACTATCTTTTAGAGTATTTAAAACAGTATATACAGTTCTTCGCTCTTTTGCTTGAAGTAGCGGCTTTTTTGGCATTTATCGCCGATTATTACGCTCCTAATGAGGGGAATGACATTCTTGCCTATGCAATTTTGATAGCTGTAATTATTAATGCTACTTTCGCTTTTTGGCAGGAGTACAAGGCTGATAAAGCGATGGAGGCACTAGTAAAGCTTATGCCGAGCATAGTTACCCTTGTGCGAGATGGCGAGGTGAAAACTATTGATGCAAAAGATTTGGTTCCCGGCGATATTATTATTCTTGAAGAGGGGAATAAAATAGCTGCCGACGCTGTTTTGATAGAAAATACGACACTCTATATAAATACTTCATCACTAAACGGCGAATCAAGACCCTCAAGGCGTGACTTGAAGATTGACAGTAATATTACAAGAGCTTTAGATGCAAGAAATATGGTTTTTGCAGGTACTGCCGTTATTTCCGGAAGTGCAGAGGCAGTAGTAGTCTCAACAGGTCAAAGTACGGAGTTTGGAAAAATTGCAACACTTACAAAAAATGTTCAAAAAACTATCACCCCTATGCAAAAAGAGGTCATTCGTATTACCCATATTCTCACTATTATTGCCCTTGCCATGGGTCTGCTATTTTTTATATTTGGGGTCTTTTCAGAGCAGAACCTATTGATAGCCTCCATATTTGCCCTCTCACTCATTGTTGCAAATGTGCCGGAGGGTATGCTCCCGACCATAACTCTATCTCTATCTTTGGCATCTCAGCGTATGGCAAAGAGAAATGCACTTATAAAAAATCTTGATTCTGTCCAGACTCTAGGGAGTGCCACCGTTATATGCACTGACAAAACAGGCACTCTTACACGAAATGAGATGACGCTAAAAGAGCTTGTTTTGGCAGGTGGTGAACATGTAGCAGTTAGTGGAGAGGGGTATGCCACAGAGGGTGAGTTTAATTTTGACAATTCAAATGAGAGTTCACAAATCAGGCTAGATGAGATATTGACAGCAGGTTCTATGAACTGTCGTGCGACAATAGAGGATAAAAAACTTTTTGGAGATCCGACAGAACTTGCTATTGTGGTTGCCGCAAAAAAACGTAATATAGACTTAAGTTTATTAGAAAAGATTAATGAGATACCATTTACCAGTGATAGAAAAATGATGTCCTCTGTTTGTATAAAATCTGAAGAGAAGATTTTATACACAAAAGGTGCTGCTGAAGTTATCTTTGAAAAGGCGACACATTTTTTAGACAGCGACCAAATCATAAAAATTTTTGATGCTGATGCTAAAAAACGTATGCAAATGAGTGCAGAAGCTTTTGAAAATGAAGCATACCGTGTATTGGCAATTGCAAAAAATTCAAATATTGAAGAAGAGGGACTGACGCTTTTAGGTCTTGTAGCCATAATGGATTTGCCGAGAGAAGAGGTAAAAGGTGCTATACAACAGTGTAAAACGGCTGGAATACGCACTATGATGATTACAGGTGACAACTCTAAAACCGCTCAGGCAATAGCCAAAAAAATCGGTCTTGAATTTGATCGCATACTGACAGGAGATGAAGTGCAGATGTTGAGAGAAGAGGAGCTGGAAAAAATCCTATCAAAGGAGAGTGTACTTTTTGCCAGAATGGCGAGTAATCAAAAATTAAAAATTGCCATAGCTCTTCAAAACTGCGGGGAAGTGGTGGCAATGACCGGCGACGGAGTCAATGATGCCCCGGCACTAAAACGTGCAGACATCGGAATAGCTATGGGTATTTCAGGCACAGACGTAGCAAAAGAGGCCGCGGACATGATACTCCTTGATGATAATTTCAACTCAATTGTATCTGCTATAGAAGAAGGTAGAGCCGTATATTTTAATATTAAAAAATTTGTAACATATATACTCTCTTCAAATGTTCCGGAAATTGTCCCTTACATCTTGCACTTTTTTCTACTGATACCGCTACCGCTTTCAGTTATTCAAATCCTCTCAATAGACCTAGGTTCAGATATGCTCCCAGGGCTTGCTCTGGGGAGTGAAAAGCCTGAAAAAAACATCATGAAATCTCCACCCGTAGGAAGAGGCGAAAAGATTCTTGATTGGGAGGTGTTTAAAAGAGGCTACTTTTTTATCGGTGTTATTGAAGCGACTGCCGCTATGGTAGCCTTCATAAGCTTCTTATCTCTTCATGGATGGGAGTATGGAACTGTTGATTTGAAAAACCCTCTGTTGCAGTCTCAGGCAATGACTATGACTCTTTTAGGTGCAATAAGCTGTCAGTTGGTCAATGTTTGGACTATGCGCAGCTGGGAGTACTCAGCTTGGAGCGTTGGGTGGACAAGCAATAAGCTTCTTCTTGGGGCTATGGCTCTGGAGTTTTTATGGATTTGGATGATGCTGAGTTATGAACCGGTTCAAAAAATATTTCATACCGCTTATATCCCTCTCAATGAGTTATGGATATTGCTACCTTTTCCAATTATACTTTTTGTTAGTCATGAATACTATAAGTATACAAAACGTTCAGCGAAAACGAATTTAATTTTACTACAAGGAGATGAAGATGTCAGAAAAAGCATGGTTAAGTAA
- a CDS encoding MFS transporter: MFKKVFPLSAILSLRFLGLFLVLPVISVYALGLENSTPLLVGVVVGGYALTQAIFQVPFGTMSDKIGRKPTLLVGLIIFLIGSVICAYSTDIYTLMIGRFLQGAGAIGSVITAMISDLVEEEIRGKAMAIMGGTIALSFALAMGLGPVIGAKYGVASLFIITAVLAVFAIVLLFTKVPTPPRIKHIYHATAKTSDILKDSNLLNMIVINAMQKGLMTVAFVLIPIILTSTDFAWEKSDLYMAYLPAMIFGLIAMGPAAVFGEKHNKPKQIFLISIILFTGSFLIMGLTTDSTVFVVGVVMFFIGFNMMEPLVQSMITKFAKVHQKGAALGISNSVAYFATFIGGISAGLLLGISDRETIGISVAVVATLWFLWTLKLQNPTKHSHLYLPHDNVDITKLTNLENEHIAEWYINDSENIVVVKYVTGAITQEDLKAKISK; the protein is encoded by the coding sequence ATGTTTAAAAAAGTCTTTCCTCTCTCAGCAATCCTTTCACTTAGGTTTTTGGGTCTATTCTTAGTTTTACCAGTTATATCAGTATATGCTCTTGGTCTTGAGAATTCAACACCACTTCTAGTTGGTGTAGTCGTCGGTGGATATGCCCTGACTCAAGCAATATTTCAAGTTCCTTTTGGAACAATGAGTGACAAAATAGGAAGAAAACCAACTCTTCTTGTTGGTCTTATTATATTTTTAATAGGTTCGGTTATATGCGCATACTCTACTGATATTTACACTCTTATGATTGGTCGTTTTCTCCAAGGTGCCGGTGCTATCGGTTCGGTTATCACTGCTATGATTTCTGATTTAGTTGAAGAAGAGATTCGCGGCAAAGCAATGGCTATCATGGGCGGTACAATTGCTCTTAGTTTTGCTCTTGCAATGGGTCTTGGTCCAGTTATTGGAGCTAAATATGGTGTAGCATCTTTATTTATTATCACTGCTGTTTTAGCAGTTTTTGCTATTGTTCTTCTTTTTACAAAAGTGCCGACTCCTCCAAGAATCAAACATATTTACCACGCAACGGCAAAAACTTCTGATATTTTAAAAGACTCTAATCTTTTAAATATGATAGTTATAAACGCAATGCAAAAAGGTCTTATGACTGTTGCTTTTGTTCTTATCCCAATTATTCTTACAAGTACAGACTTTGCTTGGGAAAAATCTGACCTCTATATGGCTTACCTACCTGCTATGATTTTTGGTTTAATTGCCATGGGTCCTGCTGCTGTTTTTGGTGAAAAGCACAATAAACCAAAACAGATATTTTTGATCTCTATTATTCTGTTTACTGGTTCATTTTTGATTATGGGGCTCACAACTGATAGTACTGTTTTTGTAGTTGGTGTTGTGATGTTTTTTATCGGCTTTAATATGATGGAACCTCTAGTGCAATCAATGATTACAAAGTTTGCAAAAGTACACCAAAAAGGTGCAGCTTTAGGAATTTCTAATTCTGTTGCATATTTTGCTACATTTATAGGTGGTATATCTGCGGGTCTTTTATTGGGGATTAGCGATAGAGAGACAATCGGTATATCAGTAGCTGTTGTTGCAACTCTATGGTTTTTGTGGACGCTGAAACTTCAAAATCCGACCAAACACTCTCATCTGTACCTTCCGCATGACAATGTAGATATAACAAAATTAACAAACCTAGAAAATGAGCATATCGCAGAGTGGTACATAAACGATAGCGAAAATATAGTTGTTGTAAAATATGTAACAGGAGCAATCACGCAAGAAGATTTAAAAGCTAAAATCTCTAAATAA
- the rdgB gene encoding RdgB/HAM1 family non-canonical purine NTP pyrophosphatase: MKLVLATSNKGKVREIKALCEDYEVIPYSELMEEFEIIEDGDSFKENALIKARAVFKALNDENIIVLADDSGISVDILDGKPGIYSARHAGKDADDKDNLYKLIEDIKAKGVKSSPAHYTAAIAIVTKKGEYCVHGWMYGTALSESVGDGGFGYDPMFIPLGFDKTLGELDDEVKKKLSHRSKALSLAKYILKTL, from the coding sequence GTGAAGTTGGTATTGGCTACATCTAACAAAGGTAAAGTTAGAGAGATAAAAGCGCTTTGTGAGGATTATGAAGTTATTCCATACAGTGAACTGATGGAAGAGTTCGAAATTATTGAAGATGGAGATAGTTTCAAAGAGAATGCTTTAATAAAAGCAAGAGCGGTTTTTAAAGCATTAAATGATGAAAATATAATAGTTTTAGCCGATGATAGCGGAATCAGTGTAGATATACTTGATGGAAAACCTGGTATCTATAGCGCAAGACATGCAGGTAAAGATGCAGATGATAAAGATAATTTATATAAGTTAATAGAAGATATTAAAGCTAAGGGTGTGAAATCATCCCCTGCTCACTATACGGCGGCAATAGCTATAGTTACAAAAAAAGGTGAGTATTGTGTTCATGGTTGGATGTACGGCACAGCCTTGAGTGAATCGGTTGGAGATGGTGGGTTTGGATATGACCCTATGTTTATTCCGCTAGGCTTTGATAAAACATTAGGAGAGCTAGATGATGAAGTTAAGAAAAAATTGTCGCATCGCTCAAAAGCTCTAAGTTTGGCAAAGTATATTTTAAAAACTCTCTAA
- a CDS encoding GspE/PulE family protein, which translates to MTAQIIGEILKEMEIISQEQLEASLHVQKATNEALGEILVKLNFVTTDELAHAIAKQNNLEYIDLDSYVPTRDTLKLIDSEFAVFNMILPLKIDEDVLVVVTAWPNDETILEYLQESTGYPIRFAVSDTKAIGKYIQFYYEQLDYPIENKINDMIKDSVEKKEIDIITFVNFIISNALKDRVTDIHITPERLTSHVFYRIDGVLKHSFSIPSAVHNHIILRIKVLAKLDIAQHLLPQNGDFDFEFFQNNYNIRASIIPVINGEKLALRLMPENFKLLTLENLGFESNLAKQLSQNLQKNSGIILIIGASGSGKTTTLYAMLRKIDILKRNVVSVEEPVEYHLPFVNQVQINTRSNYTYNKALHSIARQDPDVIAIGEILDEETAKLAIQSSATGHLILSTLSGSSGITTIARLKDLGVDKYLLADGLLSIVSQKLLRRLCNECKKEVELSRDELIKYFSDSAETILSLGDERVKLYEAVGCEHCRQSGYVGRLAIIELLQVDEVIRDMIEHDKSSIEIQNYVRSTGSVDMKTDALQKLLNGTTSLQEVMRIVN; encoded by the coding sequence ATGACAGCTCAGATTATTGGTGAGATTTTAAAAGAGATGGAAATTATTTCCCAAGAACAGCTTGAAGCATCGTTACATGTACAAAAAGCAACAAATGAAGCCCTTGGTGAAATTCTTGTAAAACTTAATTTTGTTACAACAGATGAATTGGCTCACGCTATAGCAAAGCAAAACAATCTTGAGTATATTGATTTAGACAGTTATGTCCCTACACGAGATACATTGAAGTTAATTGACAGTGAGTTTGCTGTTTTTAATATGATACTGCCTTTAAAAATAGACGAAGATGTACTTGTAGTTGTAACAGCATGGCCAAATGATGAGACAATCTTAGAATACCTTCAAGAGAGTACGGGTTATCCAATTCGTTTTGCAGTAAGCGATACTAAAGCGATTGGAAAGTATATTCAGTTTTATTATGAGCAACTTGATTATCCGATTGAAAACAAAATCAACGATATGATTAAGGACTCCGTTGAAAAAAAAGAGATTGATATAATTACTTTTGTTAACTTTATTATTAGCAATGCCTTAAAAGATCGTGTCACCGACATTCATATTACGCCAGAACGGTTGACTTCACATGTTTTTTACCGGATTGATGGTGTATTAAAACACTCATTTTCTATACCATCAGCAGTGCATAATCATATAATTTTACGGATAAAAGTACTTGCTAAACTTGATATTGCTCAACACTTATTACCACAAAATGGTGATTTTGATTTTGAGTTTTTTCAGAATAATTATAATATTAGGGCATCTATTATTCCAGTAATAAATGGAGAAAAACTTGCATTGAGGCTTATGCCGGAAAATTTCAAGCTTTTAACTTTAGAAAATCTTGGTTTTGAATCAAACTTGGCCAAGCAACTTAGTCAAAATCTACAAAAAAATAGTGGAATCATACTTATAATAGGTGCTAGTGGAAGTGGGAAAACAACAACTCTCTATGCAATGCTACGTAAAATTGACATACTAAAGAGAAATGTAGTAAGCGTTGAAGAACCGGTAGAGTACCATCTACCATTTGTTAATCAGGTGCAGATTAATACCCGCTCAAATTATACATACAACAAGGCACTTCATTCCATAGCACGGCAGGATCCTGATGTAATTGCAATTGGTGAAATTCTTGATGAAGAAACAGCGAAGTTGGCAATACAGAGTTCTGCAACAGGTCATCTGATTTTATCAACACTCTCAGGTAGTAGTGGAATTACAACAATAGCGCGTCTTAAAGATCTTGGAGTTGATAAGTATCTTTTGGCTGATGGACTTCTCAGCATAGTATCGCAAAAGCTACTGAGAAGGCTTTGCAATGAGTGTAAAAAAGAGGTAGAACTCTCTCGAGATGAGCTAATTAAATACTTTTCTGATTCAGCTGAAACAATCTTATCGCTTGGGGATGAGAGAGTAAAACTATATGAAGCAGTAGGATGTGAACACTGTAGACAAAGCGGTTATGTTGGGCGTCTAGCTATTATAGAACTGTTGCAGGTTGATGAGGTAATTAGAGATATGATTGAACATGATAAAAGCAGTATAGAGATACAAAATTATGTTCGCAGCACTGGTAGCGTTGATATGAAAACTGATGCCCTTCAAAAACTCCTCAATGGAACTACCAGTTTACAAGAGGTAATGCGTATAGTTAATTGA
- a CDS encoding acyl carrier protein gives MTKEELKRAIIEQILEIAPDVDESEIDPDANIQRSLEIDSFDFLKILTSLNEKVGIEVPEADYAKVDTVKHMAEYFSKHL, from the coding sequence ATGACAAAAGAGGAACTAAAACGGGCAATAATTGAGCAAATTTTGGAAATTGCCCCCGATGTAGATGAGAGTGAGATAGATCCAGATGCGAATATTCAGCGCTCTTTAGAGATAGACTCGTTTGATTTTTTAAAAATTCTTACATCCTTGAATGAAAAAGTTGGTATTGAAGTTCCTGAGGCCGATTATGCCAAGGTTGATACTGTCAAGCATATGGCTGAGTACTTCTCAAAACATTTGTAA